The Erigeron canadensis isolate Cc75 chromosome 4, C_canadensis_v1, whole genome shotgun sequence genome window below encodes:
- the LOC122595489 gene encoding protein DETOXIFICATION 24-like: protein MDNGIEAKLIRHEEEEGDLKQRIWDESKKIWRVALPGVISRFCAFGTLVVTQSFMGHISDVDLAGYALVQTLSVRFINGILLGMSSATETLCGQSFGAGQHHMMGIYLQRSWIVDLTTLTIFLPVFVFGTQIYKLLGQEESLARSGGYISLWFIPYIYSCVFSLTIQMYLQAQLKNMIIAWLSVFQFAIHLPLSLILVYKLNMGVDGAMIALSMSAWFLVIGEFIFIFGGRCPNSWKGFTVAAFRDLVPLVKLSLSSGVMVCLELWYYAVLVLLAGYMENAEVAISAFSICLNLVAWEFMISIAFLGAACVRVANELGRGNAKAVKFSIKVLLGTSLAIGVFFFILCLALGKKLAYMFTDDDRVAESVSDLSLLLSFSVLLNSIYPVLSGVAVGAGMQAAVAIVNLVCYYVIGVPLGALLGYLTSLEVKGIWIGMIGGVLTQTITLVYMTWRTDWDAQVTKASERLARFYLKSDEDSEQITNVS from the exons ATGGATAACGGGATCGAGGCAAAGCTTATTCGACATGAAGAAGAGGAAGGTGACCTAAAACAAAGGATATGGGATGAATCCAAAAAGATATGGAGGGTTGCATTGCCCGGTGTGATATCAAGGTTTTGTGCATTCGGAACTCTTGTTGTCACCCAGTCGTTTATGGGACACATCAGTGACGTCGATCTAGCTGGCTACGCACTCGTTCAGACACTTAGCGTCCGATTCATCAATGGAATACTT TTAGGAATGTCAAGTGCAACCGAAACATTATGTGGACAATCATTTGGAGCAGGACAACATCATATGATGGGCATTTACTTGCAACGATCATGGATCGTTGACTTGACTACTTTGACGATTTTTCTCCCAGTCTTTGTTTTCGGAACCCAAATTTACAAACTCCTTGGTCAAGAAGAATCATTAGCAAGGAGTGGTGGATACATATCGTTATGGTTCATTCCATACATCTACAGCTGCGTTTTTAGCTTGACGATACAAATGTATCTACAGGCACAGTTAAAGAACATGATTATTGCATGGCTTTCGGTTTTCCAGTTTGCAATACATTTACCTTTGTCTCTGATTCTTGTGTATAAGCTGAACATGGGGGTTGATGGTGCGATGATTGCACTCTCGATGTCTGCGTGGTTTCTTGTGATTGGCGAGTTCATATTCATTTTTGGTGGACGGTGTCCTAACTCATGGAAAGGATTCACAGTTGCTGCTTTTAGGGATCTTGTTCCTCTTGTGAAGCTCTCATTATCCTCTGGTGTGATGGTTTG TTTGGAGTTATGGTACTATGCCGTGCTAGTCTTACTTGCTGGATACATGGAAAACGCAGAGGTTGCAATATCCGCTTTCTCCATTTG CCTCAACCTTGTTGCGTGGGAGTTCATGATAAGCATTGCTTTCTTAGGTGCTGCATG TGTTCGGGTGGCGAATGAATTGGGGAGAGGAAACGCGAAAGCAGTAAAGTTTTCAATAAAAGTCTTGTTGGGGACTTCTTTGGCGATAGGTGTTTTCTTCTTTATACTTTGTTTGGCGTTGGGCAAAAAACTTGCATACATGTTTACAGACGACGATAGAGTTGCAGAGTCTGTATCCGATCTTTCCTTACTTCTCTCATTTTCGGTTCTGTTGAACAGCATTTATCCTGTACTCTCAG GGGTGGCTGTTGGAGCCGGTATGCAGGCAGCAGTAGCGATTGTTAACCTTGTCTGTTATTATGTGATCGGTGTTCCATTGGGAGCTTTGCTCGGATATTTAACATCTCTTGAAGTTAAG GGTATATGGATCGGAATGATTGGAGGCGTTTTAACGCAAACAATTACGCTCGTATACATGACTTGGAGAACTGATTGGGATGCCCAG GTTACGAAGGCTTCAGAACGTCTTGCTCGATTTTACTTGAAGTCGGATGAGGATTCCGAGCAAATTACAAACGTGTCATGA
- the LOC122595065 gene encoding very-long-chain aldehyde decarbonylase CER1, producing the protein MATTPGFLTDWPWKSLGSFKYVVLAPWVVKSTYDFVTADANDRDYGLVLIFPFLLFRMLNNQLWISLSRYKTAKGKNRIVNKTIEFEQVDRERDWDDQIIFNGLLYYVGLYSLAEARHIPFWRLDGVIIVTLLHTGVVEFLYYWLHRALHHHYLYSRYHSHHHSSIVTEPITSVVHPFGEHIAYFTLFAIPLLTITLTKTASIVAFAGYVTYIDVMNNMGHCNFELIPKIAFSIFPPLKYIMYTPSYHSLHHTQFRTNYSLFMPFYDYVYGTLDKSTDTLYERSLEQKEESPNVVHLTHLTTPESIYHQRLGFASLASKPYTAPKWYLRMLWPVTISSMIITWIYGKTFVVERNIFNNLIVQTWAIPKYKIQYFMEWQREAINGLIEEAILEADRKGAEVLTLGLLNQADELNRSGELFIRRNPKLKVKVVDGSSLAVAVVLNSIPKGTTEVVIRGNFNKVAYSLALALCHKGIQVAIARQGDYQKVKSELESIENQDKLILSRTYSQKVWLVGDGLSKEEELKASKGTLIIPYSQFPPNKAHKDCFYNTTPAMLTPKHLENVDSCENWLPRRVMSAWRIAGILHGLEKWNVNECGNEMFDIDRIWQASLQHGFTPLTKSLN; encoded by the exons ATGGCTACTACTCCTGGATTTCTCACTGATTGGCCATGGAAATCACTTGGCAGCTTTAAG TACGTGGTACTGGCTCCATGGGTCGTCAAGAGTACATACGACTTTGTGACTGCAGATGCTAATGATCGAGATTATGGACTAGTGTTAATTTTCCCCTTTCTCTTATTTCGAATGCTGAACAACCAATTATGGATTTCACTATCTCGTTACAAAACGGCTAAAGGCAAAAACAGGATCGTCAACAAGACTATCGAGTTTGAACAAGTTGATCGTGAAAGAGATTG GGATGATCAAATAATATTCAACGGGCTATTGTACTATGTGGGACTTTATTCGTTAGCCGAAGCTAGACATATACCTTTTTGGAGGCTAGATGGAGTGATCATTGTAACTTTGCTACATACCGGTGTCGTCGAATTTCTCTACTATTGGCTCCATAGAGCGCTCCACCACCATTATCTCTACAGTCGCTATCATTCTCATCATCATTCGTCGATTGTCACCGAGCCCATCACAT cTGTCGTTCATCCGTTTGGAGAACACATAGCCTACTTCACACTATTTGCGATACCATTATTGACCATAACCTTAACAAAGACAGCGTCAATAGTTGCATTTGCTGGCTATGTGACCTACATTGATGTCATGAACAATATGGGCCATTGCAATTTTGAGTTAATCCCAAAAATAGCTTTCTCCATTTTCCCTCCTCTCAAGTACATCATGTATACTCCATC GTATCACTCTCTCCACCATACTCAATTCAGAACAAACTATTCACTCTTCATGCCATTCTACGACTATGTTTATGGCACACTTGACAAATCTACCGACACATTGTACGAAAGATCACTTGAACAAAAAGAAGAATCACCAAATGTGGTACATTTGACACATCTAACAACACCCGAATCCATTTACCATCAAAGGCTTGGTTTTGCTTCCTTGGCTTCGAAACCTTACACTGCTCCCAAATGGTACTTGCGGATGCTATGGCCCGTGACGATATCATCTATGATCATCACTTGGATTTATGGCAAAACTTTTGTGGTCGAAAGAAACATTTTCAACAACCTCATTGTTCAAACTTGGGCCATACCAAAATACAAAATACAA TATTTCATGGAATGGCAAAGAGAGGCCATCAACGGCTTGATCGAGGAAGCAATACTAGAAGCCGATAGGAAAGGTGCCGAGGTCTTAACTCTTGGTCTACTCAATCAG GCGGATGAGCTAAACAGAAGCGGCGAGCTATTCATAAGAAGGAATCCAAAATTGAAAGTGAAGGTGGTGGATGGGAGTAGCTTAGCAGTTGCAGTGGTTTTGAATAGCATTCCTAAAGGCACAACTGAAGTTGTTATAAGGGGCAACTTTAACAAGGTTGCTTACTCCCTTGCCCTAGCTCTATGCCACAAGGGAATTCAG GTTGCAATAGCTAGACAAGGGGATTATCAAAAGGTTAAATCAGAGTTGGAATCAATCGAAAATCAAGACAAGCTGATTCTTTCAAGAACATACTCACAGAAG GTTTGGTTGGTGGGAGATGGATTAAGCAAAGAAGAAGAGTTGAAGGCATCAAAAGGAACACTAATCATTCCTTACTCTCAATTTCCACCAAACAAAGCACACAAGGATTGCTTTTACAATACCACTCCTGCCATGTTAACTCCTAAACATCTTGAAAATGTTGACTCTTGTGAG AATTGGTTGCCAAGAAGGGTGATGAGTGCATGGAGAATAGCTGGGATATTGCATGGCTTAGAGAAATGGAATGTGAATGAATGTGGAAATGAGATGTTCGACATTGATAGAATTTGGCAAGCAAGTCTTCAACATGGCTTTACTCCTCTCACCAAATCACTAAACTAG
- the LOC122595066 gene encoding protein DETOXIFICATION 24-like — MDDEIKTKLIQHEEEEEGDLKQRIWDESKKIWRVALPSVISRVCAFGTLVVTQSFMGHISEVDLAGYALVQTLSVRFVNGILLGMSSATETLCGQAFGAGQHHMMGIYLQRSWIVDLVTLTILLPIFVFGTQIFKLVGQEKSIANSGGYISLWFIPFVYNYIFSLTIQMFLQAQLKNMIIAWLSASQFVIHILLSLLFVYTLNMGVSGAMIALSMSSWFLVIGEFIYIFGGWCPSSWKGFTITAFKDLVPMVKLSVSSGVMLCLELWYYAVLVLLAGYMADAEVAISAFSICLNINSWEFMISLGFLGGACVRVANELGRGNAKAVKFAIKVLLWTSIAIGVFFFVLCLVFRKKLVYLFTDDDRVAETVSDLTLLLSFSVLLNSIYPVLSGVAIGAGMQGTVAVVNLICFYVIGIPLGALLGYFTSLEVKGIWIGMIGGVLTQTIAVMYMVWRTDWDHEVKKASERLAQFYLTSNENPNRGLLTNHD, encoded by the exons ATGGATGACGAGATCAAGACAAAGCTTATTCAACATGAAGAAGAGGAGGAAGGTGACTTAAAACAAAGGATATGGGATGAATCCAAAAAGATATGGAGGGTTGCATTGCCAAGTGTGATATCAAGGGTTTGTGCATTCGGAACTCTTGTTGTCACCCAGTCGTTTATGGGACATATCAGTGAAGTCGATCTAGCTGGCTATGCACTCGTTCAGACGCTTAGCGTCCGATTTGTTAATGGAATACTT TTAGGGATGTCAAGTGCAACCGAAACACTTTGTGGACAAGCATTTGGAGCCGGACAACACCATATGATGGGCATATACTTGCAACGATCATGGATCGTTGACTTGGTTACTTTGACAATTTTGCTCCCAATCTTTGTTTTTGGAACCcaaattttcaaacttgttgGTCAAGAGAAATCAATAGCAAACAGTGGCGGTTATATATCATTATGGTTCATTCCTTTTGTCTACAACTATATTTTCAGCTTGACTATACAAATGTTTCTACAAGCACAGTTAAAGAACATGATTATTGCATGGCTTTCAGCTTCACAGTTCGTTATCCATATACTTTTGTCACTGCTTTTTGTCTATACACTAAACATGGGGGTTTCGGGTGCAATGATTGCGCTATCTATGTCATCTTGGTTTCTTGTGATTGGCgaatttatttacatttttggaGGATGGTGTCCTAGTTCATGGAAAGGATTCACTATTACTGCTTTTAAGGATCTTGTTCCTATGGTGAAGCTCTCAGTTTCCTCTGGTGTGATGCTCTG CTTGGAATTATGGTACTATGCAGTTCTAGTCTTACTTGCTGGATACATGGCAGATGCAGAGGTTGCAATATCTGCTTTCTCGATTTG CCTGAACATTAATTCTTGGGAGTTTATGATAAGCCTCGGTTTCTTAGGAGGTGCCTG TGTTCGGGTGGCGAACGAATTAGGCAGAGGAAATGCAAAAGCGGTGAAGTTTGCGATAAAAGTCTTATTGTGGACTTCCATTGCCATAGGCGTGTTCttctttgttctttgtttagtGTTCAGGAAAAAACTTGTATACTTGTTTACGGATGATGATCGAGTTGCTGAAACAGTATCAGATCTTACTTTACTGCTCTCTTTTTCAGTGTTGTTGAATAGCATTTATCCCGTTCTCTCAG GGGTGGCGATTGGAGCTGGTATGCAGGGAACAGTAGCAGTCGTAAACCTTATTTGCTTTTACGTGATCGGTATTCCATTGGGAGCTTTGCTTGGCTACTTTACATCTCTGGAAGTAAAA GGTATATGGATTGGAATGATAGGGGGTGTTCTAACGCAAACAATTGCAGTTATGTATATGGTTTGGAGAACTGACTGGGATCATGAG GTCAAAAAGGCTTCAGAACGTCTCGCTCAATTTTACTTGACGTCAAATGAAAATCCCAATCGGGGATTACTAACGAATCACGATTGA